Sequence from the Sanguibacter keddieii DSM 10542 genome:
GGCCCGGACGACCTCGCCGGGATCATCGCCGTCTTCTACTCCATCAGCTACCTCGGGTTCTTCGTGCCGACGGTCTTCGGGGCGCTCTCGGGCTCGGTCAGCTACCCCGTGATGCTCGCCGGGGGTGCGGTGCTCGCCGCCCTCTGCCTGCTGGTCGTGGTGCTCGGCTGGAGCCGCCACCTGCCGCAGGGCGCAGGGTCTCCGGGCGGGTCACATCGTGGACCGGACCGGGTGAAGATCTCCGCACGACCCTAGGCTGCGTCGGTCCGCAGAGCGACCTCCCCGCCCCGCCGGACCGACGAGCGGAGCGAGCATGAGCACGAACCAGCAGCGCCAGCACGGACCTGCGGACGCAGACGGACCCACCGGTGCCGCCCGTGCACAGGACCCGCACGGAGACGGCAGCCCGCAGCTCGAGCGGGCGCTGAGCAACCGCCACCTGCAGCTCATCGCGATCGGCGGAGCGATCGGCACCGGGCTCTTCATGGGCTCCGGCAAGACCATCTCGCTCGCCGGCCCGTCCGTGCTGCTGGTCTACGCGGTCATCGGCTTCATGCTGTTCTTCGTCATGCGTGCCCTCGGCGAGCTGCTGCTGTCGAACCTCGGCTACAAGTCCTTCCGCGACATCACCTCGGACGTCCTCGGACCCTGGGCCGGGTTCTTCACCGGGTGGACCTACTGGTTCTGCTGGATCGTCACGGGGATCGCCGACATCGTCGCGATCTCCGGGTACATGGCCTTCTGGGCCCCCGACCTCGCGCGCTGGATCCCGGCGCTCGCCACGATCCTGCTGCTGCTCGGGCTCAACCTCGTGGCCGTCCGGCTGTTCGGCGAGCTCGAGTTCTGGTTCGCGATCATCAAGATCGTCGCGATCGTCGCCCTCGTGGTCACCGGCCTGGTGCTCGTCGCGGTCGCCTTCCAGTCCCCGGACGGCTCGCAGGCCACGCTGTCGAACCTCTACTCCGATGGCGGGTTCTTCCCGCACGGCGTCAGCGGCTTCCTCGCCGGGTTCCAGATCGCGCTCTTCGCCTTCGTCGGCATCGAGCTGGTCGGCACCGCGGCCGCAGAGACCAAGGACCCCGAGAAGAACCTGCCGCGCGCCATCAACTCGATCCCGATCCGGATCGTGCTGTTCTACCTCGGCGCGCTCTTCGTCATCATGGCCGTCACCCCGTGGCGGAACATCTCGCCGGACGAGAGCCCCTTCGTCGCGATGTTCGCCCTCGCCGGTCTGCCCGCCGCGGCCGCGGTGGTCAACTTCGTCGTCCTCACCTCGGCGGCCTCGTCGGCGAACAGCGGGATCTTCTCGACCTCGCGCATGATGTACGGGCTCGCGCAGGAGGACGAGGCGCCGCGCAGCTTCGGACGACTGTCGAAGAACAGCGTCCCCGCACGCGGGCTCATCTTCTCGTGCGCGTGCCTCGTGCCCGGCGTCGCACTGCTCTACACGGGCAAGAGCGTCGTCGCGGCCTTCACGCTCGTCACGACCGTCTCCTCGGTGCTGTTCATGTTCGTGTGGACCATGATCCTCGTGAGCTACCTGCGGTACCGGCGCGAGCGACCTCAGGTGCACGAGGCGTCGACCTTCAAGATGCCCGGCGGCGTCGTGATGTGCTGGGTGGTGCTCGCGTTCTTCGCCGCGATGCTCGTCGTGCTGATGCTCGAGAAGGACACCCGCGACGCGCTGCTCGTCACCCCGGTGTGGTTCGCGGTCCTCGGCGTCGCCTGGGCCGTCATGCGCCGTCGCGGGCACGGCGGTCGGCCCGCGGTGGCGCGTGCGGCTGCACCGGACGAGCACGGGGGAAGCCGGTCGCGAGAGGCCTGACCCGGCGCTGCGGAGCCGCCGGAGCCTGCGCCCTGCGCGTCCTACTTCTTGGTGTGGAAGGCCATCTGCGCCTTCTCGAGGCCCTCGGTGACGACCATCTCGACGGCGTCGGCGCTCGTGTCGAGCAGGAACGGGAGCTCTTTGCGCTCGACCGTGCCGAAGTCCTTGAGCACGAAGTCGGCGGTGTCCATGCGGCCCGGAGGGCGCCCGATGCCGGTGCGCACCCGCAGGTAGTCCTTGGTGCCGAGCGCCTTGCTGATGTCACGGAGCCCGTTGTGCCCGCCCTCGCCGCCGCCGATCTTGCAGCGGACGTCACCGAAGGGGATGTCGAGCTCGTCGTGGACCACGAGGACGTGGTCCGGCTCGACCTGGAAGTACTGCGCGAGCCCGGCGACCGGCCCGCCCGAGGTGTTCATGTACGTGGACGGCTTCGCGAGGACGACGCGCGGTCCGGGCACACCACCGGGGAGCACACCGAGGCGCACCTCCGCGACCGCGGCGCGCGACCGGTGCGCGGAGAACGACCCGCCGTGGCGCGACGCGAGCTCGTCGAGGACCATCTGGCCCACGTTGTGGCGGTTGCCCGCGTACTGGGGGCCGGGGTTGCCGAGCCCGACCACGAGCCACAGACCGTCAGTCATCGCGTACACATCTCTCTTCATCAGGTCGTGCCATCAGCTTCGGGGCGGCTGCGCGGCGCAGGTGCAGGCCGCACGGGCGCAGACGGCGCAGCGCCCGGCACCAGAAGGGTACCGGGCGCTGCGACGATCGTTCAGGCGTGAGCCTGGGTGACCGGTGAGGTCACTCGCTCTCGGCGGCCGATGCCGACGCGGCGGACTGCTGGGCCGAGACCTCGGCCGCGGCCTCGTCGTCAGCCGAGTTGTCCTGCGGGACCGAGATGAGCACGACGTCGGAGTCGGCGTCGGTGATGAGCGCCGAGCCCTCGGGGAGGACGAGGTCGCCCGCGGTGATGACCGTGCCGGCCTCGCGACCGGTGACGTCCGCCTCGATCCACTCGGGGAGGTTCGTGGCGAGGGCCTCGAGGACGACCGTCTGCGACTGGACGATGTGGATGGTGCCGGGGACGGGCTCGCCGGTGACGTGCACGTTGACCTCGACCTCGACCTTCTCGCCCTTCTTGACGATGAGGAGGTCGACGTGCTCGATGACGTTCTTGACCGGGTCGCGCTGGACGTCCTTCGCGAGGGCGAACTGCGTGGTGCCGTCGAGCTCGATCTCGAAGAGAGCGTTCGACTGCTTCAGCGCGAGCATCGTCTGGTGGCCGGGGAGGGCGACGTGGACGGGGTCCGTGCCGTGGCCGTAGAGGACGGCGGGGATCTGGTTGTTGCGGCGGGTGCGGCGGGCCGCGCCCTTGCCGAACTCGGTGCGGGCCTCGGCGACGAGCTTGTTGTTGTCAGACACGTGGAACTCCTGGGACAGATGATGGGCCGACGGTCAGTGGGATACCTTCGGCTGTGACCTGGAGCGGCACGTGGTGCGAGAGAAGCTGCCTCACCAGGAAACGGGCGGTTGCTCGACGGCGCGTGACACAGACGGACGCGCGGGAGCGGACCGCCCAGTCGATCACGGAGGTCCGGTCGACCGGAGCATTCCGGCCCGCCAGACGTCCCTCGCCGAGGCAACCTGGCCACTGTACCGGCTAGGAGGTGCCGCAGTCGAACTCCGGGCTACTCGAACGCCCACCGGACGGTCACGCTCGCGGAGACCTCCTGCGTGCCCGGGTCGATGCCGATGCCCGTGGCTGCCATGTCGCTGCGCATCGCCCATGCCCTCGGCCCACCAGCACCGCCACCTCCGCCCGCACCGTCGAGCACGTCGACCACCGGGCCGAGCGTGCGTCCGGCCAGCGCGGCGAGCTGCTCGGCCGTCGCCCGGGCGTCCCGGAAGGCCGCCTCCCGCGCGGACCGGACGAGGGTGTCGGTGTCGCCGAAGGCCACGTGCATCGACTCCAGGCGCGCGACAGGTCCGGCTGCGGCCAGGGCGGCACGCACGCACTCCCCCGCCGCCGCGACGTCGCGGACCCTGGCCCGCAGCGAGAGGCGCGCAGTGGTCACCTGCTCGCCGCTGTCGCGACGCTCCGTCCACGTCGAGGTCTGGGCGGTCTGGATGTCGGCGGCCGCGACACCGTGGTCGGCCAGGGCCGACCGCGCTGCGTCGAGTCCGGCGGCTGCGGCGTCCAGCGCCTGCTGGACGTCCGCCGCGGAGGCCTCGGCACCCAGCTCGACGTCGACCACGTCCGGGACCGACGCGGCGGTCCCCGTCCCGGTCACGGTGATGCCCTCAGGTGCTCGTCTCTTCCCCATCACCCCATCATGTCGCGCGGCAGGGCACCTGTCGCGTGGCGGGGCACGACGGACGACGCAGCACGCACGACGCCCGGCGCCC
This genomic interval carries:
- the cycA gene encoding D-serine/D-alanine/glycine transporter, with product MSTNQQRQHGPADADGPTGAARAQDPHGDGSPQLERALSNRHLQLIAIGGAIGTGLFMGSGKTISLAGPSVLLVYAVIGFMLFFVMRALGELLLSNLGYKSFRDITSDVLGPWAGFFTGWTYWFCWIVTGIADIVAISGYMAFWAPDLARWIPALATILLLLGLNLVAVRLFGELEFWFAIIKIVAIVALVVTGLVLVAVAFQSPDGSQATLSNLYSDGGFFPHGVSGFLAGFQIALFAFVGIELVGTAAAETKDPEKNLPRAINSIPIRIVLFYLGALFVIMAVTPWRNISPDESPFVAMFALAGLPAAAAVVNFVVLTSAASSANSGIFSTSRMMYGLAQEDEAPRSFGRLSKNSVPARGLIFSCACLVPGVALLYTGKSVVAAFTLVTTVSSVLFMFVWTMILVSYLRYRRERPQVHEASTFKMPGGVVMCWVVLAFFAAMLVVLMLEKDTRDALLVTPVWFAVLGVAWAVMRRRGHGGRPAVARAAAPDEHGGSRSREA
- the pth gene encoding aminoacyl-tRNA hydrolase — protein: MTDGLWLVVGLGNPGPQYAGNRHNVGQMVLDELASRHGGSFSAHRSRAAVAEVRLGVLPGGVPGPRVVLAKPSTYMNTSGGPVAGLAQYFQVEPDHVLVVHDELDIPFGDVRCKIGGGEGGHNGLRDISKALGTKDYLRVRTGIGRPPGRMDTADFVLKDFGTVERKELPFLLDTSADAVEMVVTEGLEKAQMAFHTKK
- a CDS encoding 50S ribosomal protein L25/general stress protein Ctc — its product is MSDNNKLVAEARTEFGKGAARRTRRNNQIPAVLYGHGTDPVHVALPGHQTMLALKQSNALFEIELDGTTQFALAKDVQRDPVKNVIEHVDLLIVKKGEKVEVEVNVHVTGEPVPGTIHIVQSQTVVLEALATNLPEWIEADVTGREAGTVITAGDLVLPEGSALITDADSDVVLISVPQDNSADDEAAAEVSAQQSAASASAAESE
- a CDS encoding SIMPL domain-containing protein, which encodes MGKRRAPEGITVTGTGTAASVPDVVDVELGAEASAADVQQALDAAAAGLDAARSALADHGVAAADIQTAQTSTWTERRDSGEQVTTARLSLRARVRDVAAAGECVRAALAAAGPVARLESMHVAFGDTDTLVRSAREAAFRDARATAEQLAALAGRTLGPVVDVLDGAGGGGGAGGPRAWAMRSDMAATGIGIDPGTQEVSASVTVRWAFE